The window GCTCGATCCAGTTGAACATGCGGAACACGGCGGTGCATTCGTACAGGTAGCAGGCCAGTGCCGCGGCCGCCCCGAGCGGGGCGATGGCGGCTGCCTGCGGCACGGCAGGGCGCCGCGTGGCGGGGACGCCCGCGCCAGACAGCGAGATGGCGAAGGCGCCGGCCACGACCAGCCCGAACACCAGTGCGGCCAGCAAGGCCGCCCCCAGCGCTGCCGCCGGCCAGCGCCAGCTGGCCCAGCGGGCCAGTGCCGCGGCGCAGGCCAGCCCCAGGCCGAACTGCCCGGCCAGGGCGAGCCGGCGCAGGGCGCTGGCCGAGAGCGTCATGCCCGCGGCGGCCGCAGGTCGACCAGCCGGGTGCCGGCCAGGCGATCGTGCAGGAAGCGGCGCTGCGGGTCGAGCCAGGCGAGCATCACCCACAGCAGCAGTCCAGCGGCCAGCACGGCCAGGAAGGGGCCCTTGACCAGCCCCAGCGCGTGGCCGACGGCGGCCGAGGGCGGCAGCCACAGCCAGGCGAGCAGATAGCGCCAGGCTGCCTGCGGCCAGCGCGGCGGTTTGCCCTGCGCGGTTTCCACGCGCATGCGCCAGGTCTGCATGGCCAGTGTCTGCCCGTTGCGCTGCCAGAACCAGACGAAGTACAGGCCCATCGCCAGGAAGCTCCATGCCTGCATGGCCAGCGCCGTATCCAGCCCCGATGCGCGCAGGCCGGGCCGGATCACCAGGTAGGCGGCGGTGGATGCGCTCAGCACGCCGAACAGCAGCACGCCCTCGTAGAGCATGCAGGCGAGGCGGCGGCGCAGGGACGGTGAGCGGCTGGCGGCGGGCGGTTCGGCGAAGGTGGCGGCAGTCATGGCGCGGGCGGACGTCGGGCACCGGCAGGCGCCCGCCCGCGGGGATCGCGGGCATCGCGGCATTATGCCAAAGGGCGCCGGCGGCGCGTGCGGCCGCAGGCAGAGGCCAGGCCTGCCGGGTGTTCCTGCTTCAGTTGCGGGGGGTCGCGTCGGCCGGGGTGGTGGCCGCGGTATCGGTGGCAGGCTCGGCCGGATCGGCGGCCTGCGGGGTCGGAGCCGAGGCCGGCGCGGGCGCGCTTTCGGCCACGGCGGCACTGGCCGCCGGCTTGGCCGTGGCCGCCGCCGCCGGGGTGGGGGCGGTCGGCGCGCTGGCCGGCACGGCCGGCCGCGCCAACGGCTTGCCGGTCTGCACGGGCAGGCGCCTGGCCGATGGCAGGGCGCTGACGGCTCCCGGGTGGTGCGGGGTTTCGGCGGCAGCGAGTTTCTTCTTCTGCTCTTCCGGCAGGTGCTGGTACTTGTCCCAGGCCTCGGCCTTCTTGGCCGCCGGCAGCGAGCGCGTGATCTGGTAATTCTCGCGTGCCAGGCGGCGCTGCTGCGGCGTCATCCGGATCCACTCGGTCATGCGCGCCTGCAGCCGGGACTGCTCGGCCGGCGAGAACTTCGGGTAGCGCTCGGCGATCTGCAGCCACTTGCGCCGGTGCAGCTCGCCCAGGCTCTCCCAGGCGGGTTGCAGCGGGGCCAGGATGCGCTGCTGGACCGGGGTCAGTTCGTCCCACTTGGGACGGGCCTGCGCAGCGCCGCGCGCGGGTGCCGGCACCGAGGCGGCCGCGGAAGCGGCCGGTGCGCTGCCTTGCGCGTGCGCGGAGGGCGGATTCAGCACCCAGGCGGCGGCTGCGACCAGTCCTGCGGACACGATCAGAACCAGCCGGCGACGAGGAGCGTCGGAGTGGGGGCGGATCATCGGGCTTATTGGCCGCGCTTGAGGAAAACGTGGAAGCCCTGGTCGGCGTAGGCGGCCGGGGGCAGTTCGTCCAGCAACATGGCGGCATCCACGTCCGCCAGTTCGTCGATGCGCTTCTGCTGTTGCCACTGGTAGATCGCCACCAGCCCGATGGCCAGCACGATCAGCGCCCACAGCAGCGCGAGCCGGCGCAGCCAGCTGCCGGCGCGGTGCAGCGGCGTATCGTCTTCTTCGAAGATGGGCCCGGCATCTGCGCCGGCCAGCGCCAGTCGCGGTACCTTGACCGTGACCTCTGCCTTCTTGTGCGCCAGCGCGATGCGGCGCGCGGCGGCCAGCCGCTCGCTCAGCGCGGGCGGCAACTCCTGCGCCGAGGCGTCGAGGGCCTGGCGCACTTCATGTACAAAGCGGCGTTCCTGGATTTCTCTGTCGTTTCTGCTCATAGTCGGACCCCCCGCGCTCGCAGGGCCTGCGCCAGTGTGTGCGTGGCACGGGAACAGTGCGTCTTGACGCTGCCTTCCGAACAGCCCATGACCGCGGCGGTCTCGGCGACGTCCATATCCTCCCAGTAACGCATCAGGAATGCCTCGCGTTGACGCGCAGGCAGCCGCTGGATCTCCTGTTCGATGATATGCATGGTCTGCGCCCGCTCCACCTTGTCGGCGCTGCTTTCGGCCGATTCGCTGCCGATTTCGGCCTCCAGTGTCTCGAGCAGGTCGTTGTCGTCGCCTTCCCGGTCGTCGCGCAGGTTGGAAAACAGCGTGACCCAGGTATTGCGCACCTTCTGGCGGCGGAACCAGTCGTGGATGGTGTTCTGCAGGATGCGCTGGAACAGCGGTGGCAGTTCCGCCGCACCCTTGTCGCCATATTTTTCGGCGAGCTTGATCATAGCGTCCTGGACGATGTCCAGGGCGGCTTCGTCGTCACGTACTGCAAACACGGCCTGCTTGAAGGCGCGCCGCTCGACGCTGGCGAGAAAATCAGAAAGTTCCTGTTCGGTTGCCATGCAGGCAGAAGCAGACGGTGGCTCGTGGTTGGCGCTATTGCGGCCTGGGATGTGCGGCCTGAGGCCTTCGGCACATCCAAAATTGGAGCGATGCTAGCAAAAAAACGGGCTCCCCGACACGTTGTCTCTTTTGTAATACAGGTGTGCTGCCGGTGTGGCGGCGCAGCCGGCGACACGCGGGTGCCGCGGAAAATACCGTGGACCGCGCTGATGCAATACAGTATCATCTCCCGTTCACACGACATCTGTGGTTGTCTCATCCGGCCGCTTATGAGGCGGTCTCCCATGCAGACGCGCACCGCTTGAACCCGTGCCACAAGCCCGGCAGAGAGCATCCAAACAATTTTTTGCCGAAAATTGCAAAGGACTGACATGAACATGCCCAGCGCGGAATTCTCCCACGCAGACAGCAATTCATCCGCCGCACCCGAAATGATCGGGGCGGAAATCCTCGTCCACGCACTGGCCGAAGAAGGCGTCGAGTACGTCTGGGGCTACCCCGGTGGGGCAGTGCTGTATATCTACGACGAGTTCTACAAGCAGAAGAAGATCGAGCACATCCTGGTGCGCCACGAGCAGGCAGCGGTCCATGCGGCCGACGGCTATGCGCGCGCCACCGGCAAGGTCGGCGTGGCCCTGGTGACCTCGGGTCCCGGCGTCACCAACGCGGTGACCGGCATCGCCACCGCCTACCTGGATTCGATCCCGATGGTCGTGATCACCGGCAACGTGCCGACCTCCGCCATCGGCCAGGACGCCTTCCAGGAGTGCGATACGGTCGGCATCACGCGGCCCATCGTCAAGCACAACTTCCTGGTCAAGGACGTGCGCGACCTCGCCGCCACCATCAAGAAGGCCTTCTACATCGCCGCGACCGGCCGTCCGGGCCCGGTGGTGGTCGACATCCCGAAGGACGTCTCGCGCAATGCCTGCCGCTACGAGTACCCGAAGGCGGTCGACATGCGCTCGTACAACCCGGTGAACAAGGGTCACTCGGGCCAGATCCGCAAGGCCCTGGCCCTGCTGCTGGGTGCCGAGCGTCCGTTCATCTATTCGGGCGGCGGCGTGGTGCTGGCCAATGCCAGCGACGAGCTGCGCCAGCTGGCCCAGCTCACCGGTTTCCCGGTCACCAACACGCTGATGGGCCTGGGCGCGTTCCCCGGCACCAGCAAGCAGTTCGTCGGCATGCTGGGCATGCACGGCACGTATGAAGCCAATATGGCCATGCAGAACTGCGACGTGCTGATCGCCATCGGCGCGCGCTTCGATGACCGCGTGATCGGCAACCCGGCGCACTTCACCTCGCAGGCGCGCAAGATCATCCACATCGATATCGATCCGTCCTCGATCTCCAAGCGGGTCAAGGTCGACATCCCCATCGTCGGCAACGTCAAGGACGTGCTGCAGGAGCTGATCTCGCAGCTGCAGGCGAGCGAGACCAAGCCGCGCCGCGAGCCGCTGGCCAAGTGGTGGGAGCAGATCGAGAAGTGGCGTTCGGTCGACTGCCTGAAGTATGACCGCGACTCCGAGATCATCAAGCCGCAGTACGTGGTCGAGAAGATCTGGGAACTGACCAAGGGCGACGCCTTCGTCTGCTCCGACGTGGGCCAGCACCAGATGTGGGCCGCGCAGTTCTACAAGTTCGACCAGCCGCGCCGCTGGATCAACTCCGGCGGCCTGGGCACGATGGGCGTGGGCCTGCCGTACGCGATGGGCATCAAGAAGGCCTTCCCCGAGAAGGAAGTGGTGACCATCACCGGCGAAGGCTCGATCCAGATGTGCATCCAGGAACTGTCGACCTGCCTGCAGTACGACACCCCGGTCAAGATCTGCGCGCTCAACAACCGCTATCTCGGCATGGTGCGCCAGTGGCAGGAGATCGAGTACGACAACCGCTACTCGCATTCCTACATGGACGCGCTGCCCGACTTCGTCAAGCTGGCGGAGGCCTACGGCCACGTCGGCATGCGTATCGAGAAGACCGCCGACGTGGAGCCCGCGTTGCGCGAGGCCTTCCGCCTGAAGGACCGTACCGTGTTCCTGGACTTCCAGACCGACCCGACCGAAAACGTCTGGCCGATGGTGCAGGCCGGCAAGGGCATCTCCGAAATGCTGCTCGGCGCGGAGGACCTGTGATGCGTCATATCATTTCGGTCCTGCTGGAAAACGAGGCCGGTGCGCTGTCGCGCGTGGTCGGCCTGTTCTCGGCCCGCGGCTACAACATCGAGACCCTGACCGTGGCGCCGACGGAAGACCAGTCGCTGTCGCGCATGACCATCGTCACCACCGGCTCGGACGACGTGATCGAACAGATCACCAAGCACCTGAACCGCCTCGTCGAGGTGGTCAAGGTGGTCGACCTGACCGAGGGCGCGCACATCGAGCGCGAACTGATGCTGGTCAAGGTGCGCGCGGTCGGCAAGGAGCGCGAGGAAATGAAGCGTACCGCCGACATCTTCCGCGGCCGCATCATCGATGTCACCGAGAAGACCTATACCATCGAGCTGACCGGCGACGGCGGCAAGCTGGATGCCTTCCTCGACGCCATCGACCGCACCGCCATCCTGGAAACGGTGCGTACCGGCGGTTCGGGCATCGGTCGCGGCGAACGCATCCTCAAGGTCTGAGCAGCACCACAGGCGCAGTATCCACGGCGGTGCGGACCCGCCGGGCCATGTGTCCCAGGGGCGCCGCCAATCCATACCAAGATAGACAGCAAGCGAAGGAACAATCATGAAAGTGTTTTACGACAAGGACGCCGACCTCTCCCTGATCAAGGGCAAGAACGTCACCATCATCGGCTACGGCTCGCAAGGCCACGCCCACGCGCTGAACCTGAAGGACTCGGGCGTCAACGTGACGGTCGGCCTGCGCAAGAATGGCGCCTCGTGGAACAAGGCGGTCAACGCCGGCCTGACGGTCAAGGAAGTGGCTGAAGCCGTGAAGGGCGCCGACGTGGTCATGATCCTGCTGCCGGACGAGCAGATCGCCGACGTGTACAAGAACGAAGTGCACGCCAACATCAAGGAAGGTGCAGCGCTGGCCTTCGCCCACGGCTTCAACGTGCACTACGGTGCGGTGATCCCGCGCGCCGACCTCGACGTGATCATGATCGCGCCGAAGGCTCCCGGCCACACCGTGCGCTCGACCTACTCGCAAGGCGGCGGCGTGCCCCACCTGATCGCCGTGCACCAGGACAAGTCCGGCGCCGCCCGTGACATCGCCCTGTCGTACGCCACCGCCAACGGCGGCGGCCGCGCCGGCATCATCGAGACCAACTTCCGCGAAGAGACCGAGACCGACCTGTTCGGCGAGCAGGCCGTGCTGTGCGGCGGTACCGTCGAGCTGATCAAGGCGGGCTTCGAGACCCTGGTGGAAGCAGGCTACGCGCCCGAGATGGCTTACTTCGAGTGCCTGCACGAGCTCAAGCTGATCGTCGACCTGATCTACGAAGGCGGCATCGCCAACATGAACTACTCGATCTCGAACAACGCCGAATACGGCGAGTACGTCACCGGCCCGCGCGTGGTGACGGAAGAGACGAAGAAGGCGATGAAGCAGTGCCTGACCGACATCCAGACCGGTGAATACGCCAAGAGCTTCATCCTCGAGAACAAGGCCGGCGCCCCGACCCTGATCTCGCGCCGCCGCCTGACGGCCGAGCACCAGATCGAAGAAGTGGGTGCGAAGCTGCGCGCGATGATGCCCTGGATCGCCAAGAACAAGCTGGTCGACCAGTCGAAGAACTAAGCTGGCGCGAGCCGGCAGGCCAGGCGGGGCAAGGCCCCGCAGGCCATGGCCGTCCCGTCTCCCGTCCATGCCCCCTGCTTTCGAGGGGCGATTCGGGCGGAGACGGGACGGCTTTTTGTTATCCTTGTCAGACTTTACTCAACGCACAAGTCCTGCATGAACTATCCTCATCCGCTGATCGCCCGTGAAGGCTGGCCGTTCCTGGCCGGCGCCTTTGTCATCTCGCTGCTGGTCAACGCCGGCGCGGGCTTCTGGTGGGCATTGCCGCTGTGGATCATCACGCTGTTCGTGCTGCAGTTCTTCCGCGATCCGCCGCGCCCGGTGCCGCAGCAGCCCAACGCGGTGCTGGCGCCGGCAGATGGCCGCATCGTCGCCGTGGAGAAGGTGCAGGACGGCTACGCCGGCCGCGAGGCGCTGAAGATCAGTGTGTTCATGAACGTCTTCAACGTTCATTCGAACCGCAGCAGCATCGATGGCACGGTCGAGAAAATCGAATACTTCCCCGGCAAGTTCGTCAATGCCGACCTCGACAAGGCTTCGAGCGAGAACGAGCGCAACGCGGTGGTGATCCGCCGCGCGGCCGACGGCCAGCTCGTCACGCTGGTGCAGGTGGCCGGCCTGGTGGCGCGCCGCATCCTGTGCTACACGAAGGTGGGCGAAACCCTCTCGCGCGGCCAGCGCTACGGCTTCATCCGCTTCGGCTCGCGCGTTGATGTCTACCTGCCGCTGAGCGCGCGTCCGCGCGTGACCATCGGCGAGAAGGTGTCGGCATCGTCGACCGTGCTGGCCGAGCTCGACGTCGCAGGCGGGCAGCAGTAAGCGGCCGCGGCGCACAGGAGAACCGGCATGGGTGCATTCAACCGGCGCAACAAGCGCGTCAGCAACGGCAACGTGACCCATCTGCGGCCGTTCCGCCACAACCAGCTGCGCGGCGACGCGGGCGGCTACGGCCCGCACAGCGACCGCGACGATGCGGACGAGCACGATGACGTGGTCTTCGTGCGGCCGCGCCACCGCGGCATCTACCTGCTGCCGAATGCCTTCACCACGGCGGCCCTGTTCGCAGGCTTCTTCGCCATCGTGCAGGCGATGAACATGCGCTTCGACGTGGCCGCCATCGCCATCTTCGCGGCCATGGTGCTCGACGGCATGGACGGCCGTGTGGCACGCATCACGCACACGCAGAGCGCCTTCGGTGAGCAGTACGATTCGTTGTCTGACATGACCTCGTTCGGCGTGGCGCCGGCACTGGTGATGTACGAGTGGATCCTGCATGACCTGGGCAAGTGGGGCTGGCTGGCAGCCTTCGTCTACTGTACCTGCGCGGCGCTGCGGCTGGCGCGCTTCAACGCGAATATCGGCGTGGTCGACAAGCGCTTCTTCCAGGGGCTGCCGAGCCCGGCGGCGGCGGCGCTGGTGGCCGGCTTCGTCTGGCTGGTGATCGACAACAAGCTGTCGGTGAAGGACCTGTGGATGCCGTGGGTGGCATTCGGCATCACGCTCTATGCAGGCCTGTCGATGGTGTCGAACGCGCCGTTCTACAGTGGCAAGGCGCTCGACGTGCGCTACCGCGTGCCGTTCGGCGTGATGGTGCTGGTGCTGGTGCTGTTCGTGGTGGTGTCCACCGATCCGCCGGTGGCCCTGTTCGGCCTGTTCGTGGTCTATGCGATCTCGGGCTATGTACTGTGGGCCTGGCGTGGGCTGCATGGTCAGCCGGGCGTGGCACGGGTGCGTGACAACGGCAAGGGTTCCTAGCCGGACTGGAGGAACAAGGGCGCTGCGGCGCCCTTGTCCGTTCTGCGGCGGCGTCCGGCCCGGCGTGCGGGTTCGGTATTGTCTGCGCCGTCCGTCTTTGCCTTTGTTTGCAGGCGGACGGCCGCGCATCGGTTACGCTGCGGCTTCGTTTTCCCGCCGCGGTCCTGCCCGTCGCGGCCTTGCCGGGGCGGGAGCTTCACCGTGTAGTGCACAAGCCCCATCAGGAGGTCATCATGAGCGTGCTGGACTTCATCAAGGAAGCAGGAGAGAAACTCTTCGGCGGAGCGGCGCAGGCCGCCCCCGCGCCGGACAGCGGGGCGGCCGATGCGGCCGCCAAGGCGGACGAGGCCAACCGTGCCGCCGGTGCCGCGATCGAGGACTACATCCGCAAGATGGGCCTGGACGCCACCGCCCTGAGCGTGCAGGTCGACGGCTCGCAGGGACTGGTGACGGTCTTCGGCGTGGCGCCGGACCAGGCCACGCGGGAGAAGATCATCCTGTGCTGCGGCAATGTGCAGGGCGTGGACAAGGTCGACGACAAGATGTCGGTCAATGTCGCGTCGGCCGAGTCGCAGTGGCACACGGTGGTCAAGGGCGACACGCTGTGGGCCATCTCGCAGGAGGCCTATGGCAACGGCGCCGAGTACAACCGCATCTTCGAGGCCAACCGGCCGATGCTGTCGAACCCGGACAAGATCTATCCGGGGCAGAAACTGCGCATCCCGCCCAAAGCGTGAGTTCCCCGGGCGCGCGGAAGGGGCGGGTGCCTCGGGATTTTCCCGGGGGGCCTCGGCAAGAATTCCGTATTGCGCGCGGCCGCCAAACCGGATATATTGCTCTGCATGATTTCGCGCCAAGCCCTCTCCACCCGCATCCTACTAGGTAGCCTACTAGGCCACCCGGTCGGGACGCGTGCGCGCTGAGGACGATAGAGGACGATCGAGCCCTCGCGCGAAGCCACACAGGATTCAAACGCCCCGGCTGCCTTGTTGCACGCCGGGGCGTTTTGCATTCAGCAGCCCGCACATCCCGGCAGCAGGCAGGCCGACACTGCACAAAACTGGCCCAGGAGCCCCACCATGTCTGACAAGCTCATCATTTT of the Cupriavidus malaysiensis genome contains:
- a CDS encoding DUF3619 family protein; amino-acid sequence: MSRNDREIQERRFVHEVRQALDASAQELPPALSERLAAARRIALAHKKAEVTVKVPRLALAGADAGPIFEEDDTPLHRAGSWLRRLALLWALIVLAIGLVAIYQWQQQKRIDELADVDAAMLLDELPPAAYADQGFHVFLKRGQ
- the ilvC gene encoding ketol-acid reductoisomerase: MKVFYDKDADLSLIKGKNVTIIGYGSQGHAHALNLKDSGVNVTVGLRKNGASWNKAVNAGLTVKEVAEAVKGADVVMILLPDEQIADVYKNEVHANIKEGAALAFAHGFNVHYGAVIPRADLDVIMIAPKAPGHTVRSTYSQGGGVPHLIAVHQDKSGAARDIALSYATANGGGRAGIIETNFREETETDLFGEQAVLCGGTVELIKAGFETLVEAGYAPEMAYFECLHELKLIVDLIYEGGIANMNYSISNNAEYGEYVTGPRVVTEETKKAMKQCLTDIQTGEYAKSFILENKAGAPTLISRRRLTAEHQIEEVGAKLRAMMPWIAKNKLVDQSKN
- the pssA gene encoding CDP-diacylglycerol--serine O-phosphatidyltransferase, with amino-acid sequence MGAFNRRNKRVSNGNVTHLRPFRHNQLRGDAGGYGPHSDRDDADEHDDVVFVRPRHRGIYLLPNAFTTAALFAGFFAIVQAMNMRFDVAAIAIFAAMVLDGMDGRVARITHTQSAFGEQYDSLSDMTSFGVAPALVMYEWILHDLGKWGWLAAFVYCTCAALRLARFNANIGVVDKRFFQGLPSPAAAALVAGFVWLVIDNKLSVKDLWMPWVAFGITLYAGLSMVSNAPFYSGKALDVRYRVPFGVMVLVLVLFVVVSTDPPVALFGLFVVYAISGYVLWAWRGLHGQPGVARVRDNGKGS
- a CDS encoding RDD family protein, which gives rise to MTAATFAEPPAASRSPSLRRRLACMLYEGVLLFGVLSASTAAYLVIRPGLRASGLDTALAMQAWSFLAMGLYFVWFWQRNGQTLAMQTWRMRVETAQGKPPRWPQAAWRYLLAWLWLPPSAAVGHALGLVKGPFLAVLAAGLLLWVMLAWLDPQRRFLHDRLAGTRLVDLRPPRA
- the lysM gene encoding peptidoglycan-binding protein LysM; the encoded protein is MSVLDFIKEAGEKLFGGAAQAAPAPDSGAADAAAKADEANRAAGAAIEDYIRKMGLDATALSVQVDGSQGLVTVFGVAPDQATREKIILCCGNVQGVDKVDDKMSVNVASAESQWHTVVKGDTLWAISQEAYGNGAEYNRIFEANRPMLSNPDKIYPGQKLRIPPKA
- a CDS encoding acetolactate synthase 3 catalytic subunit, whose translation is MNMPSAEFSHADSNSSAAPEMIGAEILVHALAEEGVEYVWGYPGGAVLYIYDEFYKQKKIEHILVRHEQAAVHAADGYARATGKVGVALVTSGPGVTNAVTGIATAYLDSIPMVVITGNVPTSAIGQDAFQECDTVGITRPIVKHNFLVKDVRDLAATIKKAFYIAATGRPGPVVVDIPKDVSRNACRYEYPKAVDMRSYNPVNKGHSGQIRKALALLLGAERPFIYSGGGVVLANASDELRQLAQLTGFPVTNTLMGLGAFPGTSKQFVGMLGMHGTYEANMAMQNCDVLIAIGARFDDRVIGNPAHFTSQARKIIHIDIDPSSISKRVKVDIPIVGNVKDVLQELISQLQASETKPRREPLAKWWEQIEKWRSVDCLKYDRDSEIIKPQYVVEKIWELTKGDAFVCSDVGQHQMWAAQFYKFDQPRRWINSGGLGTMGVGLPYAMGIKKAFPEKEVVTITGEGSIQMCIQELSTCLQYDTPVKICALNNRYLGMVRQWQEIEYDNRYSHSYMDALPDFVKLAEAYGHVGMRIEKTADVEPALREAFRLKDRTVFLDFQTDPTENVWPMVQAGKGISEMLLGAEDL
- a CDS encoding RNA polymerase sigma factor, with the translated sequence MATEQELSDFLASVERRAFKQAVFAVRDDEAALDIVQDAMIKLAEKYGDKGAAELPPLFQRILQNTIHDWFRRQKVRNTWVTLFSNLRDDREGDDNDLLETLEAEIGSESAESSADKVERAQTMHIIEQEIQRLPARQREAFLMRYWEDMDVAETAAVMGCSEGSVKTHCSRATHTLAQALRARGVRL
- a CDS encoding DUF3106 domain-containing protein, which codes for MIRPHSDAPRRRLVLIVSAGLVAAAAWVLNPPSAHAQGSAPAASAAASVPAPARGAAQARPKWDELTPVQQRILAPLQPAWESLGELHRRKWLQIAERYPKFSPAEQSRLQARMTEWIRMTPQQRRLARENYQITRSLPAAKKAEAWDKYQHLPEEQKKKLAAAETPHHPGAVSALPSARRLPVQTGKPLARPAVPASAPTAPTPAAAATAKPAASAAVAESAPAPASAPTPQAADPAEPATDTAATTPADATPRN
- the ilvN gene encoding acetolactate synthase small subunit, which gives rise to MRHIISVLLENEAGALSRVVGLFSARGYNIETLTVAPTEDQSLSRMTIVTTGSDDVIEQITKHLNRLVEVVKVVDLTEGAHIERELMLVKVRAVGKEREEMKRTADIFRGRIIDVTEKTYTIELTGDGGKLDAFLDAIDRTAILETVRTGGSGIGRGERILKV
- a CDS encoding phosphatidylserine decarboxylase, whose product is MNYPHPLIAREGWPFLAGAFVISLLVNAGAGFWWALPLWIITLFVLQFFRDPPRPVPQQPNAVLAPADGRIVAVEKVQDGYAGREALKISVFMNVFNVHSNRSSIDGTVEKIEYFPGKFVNADLDKASSENERNAVVIRRAADGQLVTLVQVAGLVARRILCYTKVGETLSRGQRYGFIRFGSRVDVYLPLSARPRVTIGEKVSASSTVLAELDVAGGQQ